The genome window CTGAAAAATTAGGATCGGCTGAAAAACCGAGATCATCAGAACAACTAGCTCCGAAATAGCAACAACCGTATTGACTGCTCAATCCAGCACGCAGTATTGATCCATATATGCTTCCATCCGCTGCAGCACATCCTGATATTCCTGCCTGCCCTGCAGATATTCGTGCAGATCTTTGACTGTCACGATGGCATGTACATTGAGGCCGAACTCTTCTTTGACCTCCATAATGGCTGTTTTTCCGGGAATCTGTCCCACCTCGCAGCGGTTTACGGAGATGAACATATGCTCTGCTGTTACAGCGCCGCAGCCTTTGAGGATCGGCATTGTCTCGCGCACGGCTGTGCCGGCTGTGATCACATCTTCAATGATAATCAGGCGATCGCCGTCCTGCGGCTTGTATCCCACGAGGCTGCCGCCTTCGCCGTGGTCTTTTTCTTCTTTACGGTTAAAGAAATAGGGCTTGTCAATTCCATATTCGTTTGCCAGTGCAGCTGCTGTTGTTGTGACCAGCGGAATGCCTTTGTACGCGGGTCCAAACATAGCGTCAAATTCCTGACCGAGCGTCTCCTTAACCAGCTCGGCATAGAATTTTCCAAGACCTGCGATCTGCGCGCCGGTGCGGTAGTTGCCGGTATTGACAAAATACGGCGTGAGGCGCCCGCTTTTGGTTTTGAACTCGCCAAACCGCAGCACGTCTGCGGCCATCATAAATTCGATAAATTTGATTTTCGATTCTGTCAGCATATCGTTTCCTCCTTAATCTAACCAATAGGCTATGAGCAGCTTCATTGTGTTTTCTACAGCCTTTATATGCGAGCGTTCATACGCATGGCTGGCAAAAACGCCTGGACCGATGAGCGCTCCCTGGATATCCTGTCCGCCGGACAGCGCCGCGCTCACATCCGATCCATAATACGGATAAATATCAATCGCATAGTCCAGCTCGTTTTCTTTGGCCAGCTCGGCCAGCCGAGAGGTAATGGCATAATCATACGGGCCGGAGGAGTCCTTAGCACAGATCGAGACCATCTTTTCCGTACAGGAAAGATCCTCTCCGATGCAGCCCATATCGACGGCAATCAGCTCACGGATATCCCGTGGAATCCAGGCCATGCCGTGCCCCACCTCTTCATAGGTAGAAATCAGAATTTTCACTGTATGGCTGGGAATCAGATGATGGGATGCAAAGTGCTCCAGAACGCCCAGCAGTATGGCAACGGAAAGCTTATCATCTAAAAACCGAGATTTGATGTAACCGGAGGGGGTAACCGTGAATTTGGGATCGATACAGATATAATCGCCGGTCTGTACGCCCAGCTTCTGTACATCTTCCTTGCTATTTACATCCTCATCCAGACGGACCTCCAGATTCTCCTCGCTCCGCTCCTTGCCGGCCTCTTTATACACATGGGACGCCGGCTTCGTGCAGTACACCGTTCCGTCATACACTTGGCCGTCCCGCGTATGGACCCGGCACAGCTCGGAATCCACGGTCGCCAGATTGGGCCCGCCGATCTTGGTAAAGGCCAGTGCTCCGTTTTCTTTGATGCTGCGCACCATCAGCCCCAGCGTATCCACATGGGCACAAAAGCCAACGACATATTCCAGATCCTTTCCCGGAATGGTAATGATGCCGTTTCCTTTATGTGTCATCTCAAAGGAATATCCAAGCGCCTCTGCTTTTTGCTCCACCTTTTCCATCACTGCAGCCGTGTACCCGCTCGGGCTGTCGATCTGCATGATCTCTCTCAGGGTTTGCAGCACATACTCCATATTGATTTCCATTTGAACTGCCTCCTTATTTTATGCTAATAAGCTGCCCACATTTTGCACAACCAAGCTTGGCTTTACATCACTATGGTGCAGATCTTCTTCTGTGGTTTCCCCGGAAAGCACCAGCACCGAGGTGACTTCATGACGGGCTCCCAGCGCAATATCCGTATACAGTCTGTCGCCTACCACGACCATGTCTTCTCTGGCCACTCCGGTAAATTCCTGAATGATTTCCAGCGTATCCTCATAAGGCTTGCCGAAATAGCGCGGCGTTTTTCCGGTAGAAGCTGTGATCAGCGCGCAGATAGCGCCCGAATCAGGGATGAACCCTCCCTCCACGGGACAGTTATAATCCGGATGGGTAGAGATAAATTCTGCGCCTTCGCGGATGTAGCGGCAGGCCTTTTCCAGCTTGTCATAGGTAAGGGTGGTATCGAAACTGGCTACTACGATCGGAGCCTCCTCTTCTACCCGAATACCGGCCTGCTCAAAGCTGCGGATGAGATCCGGCGTCCCGACGACATATACGCTCTGACCGGCTCTGTGCCGCTTCAAGAATGCAATCGTCGTTTCGGCAGATGTGAGGATATTTTCCGGCCCTGCCGGAATGCCCATGCCCTGCAGGCGCTGTACATATGTATCCTTGGCTCTGGAAGCATTGTTGGTAAAAAACAGATACTGCGCGCCGTTTTGCCGTATGCGCTGCAAAAAGGGCAGCGTTTCGGGAAAAAGCTGATTGCCCAGATAGACTGTGCCGTCCATGTCGAGGATCCAGAGCTTTTTTTGCTGAAGATTATCCATTTTTGTTTTCTTCCTTTAATTTGAGTTTGGCGTGTACAACTAGCCGGCCGTTATGAGGATCCAGCACGTAATCACAGGTTGATAGGGTGATGAGCGTATCCTGCGCCGTGACCTCTACATCCGTCGCATAGAGAGAGCGCTGCTTGCAGCTGCTCACATAGTCTGCCTGCCGCTGTTCATTGCTGAATGAGGTCTGGCAGTATTCCACCTCCGTGGTGCATTGATAGACCGAAAAGACCTCGCAGTCATATACGCCATCCTTTGTGATGAAGGTAAAGGCCGGATGCTTTGCGAAAAATTCAGCATCGAGATATTTGCCCAGCTCTCCAAACATGGAGTCATCCTTCATACGATGCCCATAGAGGATCAGATTCTGCAGCGGACTACCCATCTGATTGGCGGCGTCCACAAAGATCGTCCCTGCTGAGTTGTATTCGCCGTAAAAGTTTTTGTGTAAGTATTCATCGTTGTCCTTGGCCTGTACCACTACATAATCGATAACCGTATCGGGCACCTTGATCCAGCCTACTGTATCAGGATTTTCCAGGATCAGAGGCGTCAGGTCAAACATATACTCCTGAGCCTCGCCGACGCTATCGCTCCCGGATATTTCCTGTCTGCCGTAAAATAAGTCCTGCACCTTTGTCTGTGTGACCTCATTTTGATGGTAGCCCCACCAGATGCTGCCCAGCTTATACAGACAAAAAACCAATATGCAGGCAACTAAAACGATCAATATGTTCAGAATGGTTTTTGTCGTCTTTCCTTTTTCTGCCATGCGCTTTCTCCTTCGCCTTGTATTAGCAGCCGCTTCCTGCCGCTTCCAGCACAGCCTCCATGCCGGCGCCTTCCTCCAGCAGCCATAAGGAGACGTGTGCGTCCCATGCCATCAGTGCTTCCAGCTCCGTTTTCATATCGTTTGGATATGGCTGCGGCGGCACGCTGATGCTGCCCATATCGGCCTCATGTGTAAATGTAAGATAGTCCAGCTCCTCTTCACTGCTCCCCGCCTGCCACGGAAACTGCAGCGTATCATACCAGCCGTATTCCAGAGCATGCAGCGCAATATCGGTGCTGCCAGTGGTAAGGCCGATGCTGCGGATGTAGCCTGCCTTTTTGGCCTGCGTCAGCGCATCATAAAACCCTTCACTGTCGCCCGTTCTGGGCAGATAATCCGGATCATGGATCTGACACAGATCCAAATAATCAGTTTTGAGCCCCCGGAGTACGGTTTTCAGCTGGTTTTTAAATTCCTCGGGCCTACACGGCTGAAAGCTGCCGGCTAAAATGAGCTCCTGACGATGCCCGACAGTGGCATGTCCGACTCGCTTTTGCAGCTCTTCTATCGGAAGTCCTATATCAAAAAAACGAATCCCTGCTTCCATTGCTTTTTCTGTAAGCATGCGGCACTCTGCAAAGCTCCTTTGCAGCAGAGGCCCGCATTCAAACCCAAGATTTCCGGTCACAATACCCGACCGGCCTAGTGTTACCTGCTTCATCGATTTCCTCCGCACTCTCTGTTTAGTACATTTTTTGAATTTTAAAGTTCTTCTCGGCTTCTCTTCGCTGATCCTTTTTGGCGATATCCTGCCGCTTGTCATACAGCTTTTTACCTTTAGCCAGCGCAATCTGCACCTTAGCATAATTGCCCTTAAAATAAAGCTTCACCGGCACGATCGTATAGCCATCCGTCTTTACCTTGCCGATCAGCCGCCGGATTTCACTTTTGTGCAGCAGCAGCTTGCGTGTCCTGAGCGGATCCTTATTAAAGATATTGCCCTGCTCATACGGGCTGATATGCATATTATAGAGGAAAGCCTCTCCCTGCTCGATCCTGACAAAGCTTTCCTTCAAACTGCATTTCCCCTGCCGCAGCGACTTAACCTCTGTGCCACTCAGGCTGAGCCCTGCTTCAAACAGCTCTTCCAGAAAATACTCAAAATGCGCCTTTTTATTTTGCGCAACAAGCTTTACGGTATCCTTTGCCACTCGCTTCCTCTCCCTTCTCTTCTATGATCAAGTAGTCCCCTACTTGCCTCGCGGCCCGCATGCTGCGTTAGCCACAAACTTCCATATGCGGGTCTGCATATAACAAAAAACGGCCTAGATCGACTAGGCCGTTCACAGATTTTATCACGCGATCACAAAATATAAAACCAAAGAAAGAATGATATAAATTGCCGCTAAAATCTTTGTAATCCGTTCAAACTTGCCTTCCATCGTCCGCGCTTTATTTTTACCGAAATACGACTCGGCCACGCCGCTTACGGCTCCGGAAAGCCCCGCGCTCTTCCCCTGCTGCATCAAAACAATGCCGGTGAGCATAATGCAGACGATAAATAATATAATAGAAATAATAATGCCAGCCATTTCTATTGCTCTCCTCCCTCGTTTATTCGATACATTTTTTCATGCTCTTCATCATACCACAAGGCCGAAGCAAAGTCAATTACCAGTTCGCTGTTTTCCATGTGTTTCCATCCATTGTTTTAATGGTAATCTGACGGTCCTCCAGCATCGCATATGTGCTTGGTGCGCCTTCCTTAGGCAAAGATACCGAACCGGGGTTCATCGCCGTATATGCTTCGTGATTCCAAATCCCCGGCACATGCGTATGCCCGCTCAGCAGCAGATCCCCCTCCTGCAAGTGCAGCGTTTCTGCAGCCAGATGGCCATGCGTGATGCAGAGCCGGCCCCCGGCCTCCAGCGGCAGCAGCATATATGGCGCTGTAATAGCAAAATCCAGCATCATCTGATCAACATCCGCATCACAGTTTCCGCGCACGGCAATGATCACCCGCTTATATGCATTCAGCAGTGCTGCGCACTCCTTTGGCGCATACCCCTGCGGAACCGGATTGCGCGGCCCATGGTACAGCAGATCCCCCAGCACCAGAAGCACTTCAGCCTCTTCCTCTTCAAACCGCTGCAGTGCCTGTTTTAGACAAGCAGCATCCCCATGAATATCCGAAATCACCATATATTTCATTTGTATTTTCCTCGCTTTTTCCAATTGTCTAGCCCCATTACCACACCGGCTTTTATCAGGCCATTGTTACATCCTGCATCATGCGCAGCACCAGCGGCCGCTGCTCCTCATCCGGATCTCCCCGGCCAATCAGATACAGGCTGTGCAGCTTCGTATCTGCCGTCTGCTGTCCCGGAAGCATCGAAATCGTAGCGCCCGCCTCCCTCAGCTCCCAGCGGTGTTCTCCTGCCTCCAGCTGCACATATTCGCTCACATCCCCCTGCTGCACCTCAGAAAACAGCAATTCTTCCTGCTGCCTTGCACGCCGCCACAGCTCCAGGGTCTGATCATTTTCCGACAGGCATACAACGCGCACGCCGCTCATCCCGCCACTTGCCGCCTTGCCATCCTCTGCAATCGGCACTATCTCCGGTATGCCGCCGCGGCATACCAAAGCAATCGTAAACGCCTGATCCCGCGGAATAATCACATGGTGCTGCATTCTGACCTGACCCTTTTCCTCTATGCGGATCAGAGTCTGTCCGCTGCCCATCAAAAAATGCGGTGTACTCTCTCCATATGCGAGTTGGCGCGTCACCGGCATCCCGCCCACATATACGGCCACCTCTTCCCACTCTGTACAGGCATGGAAAAATCGAATATAACTCATGTACTTCCTCCAAACTTATGCATTTATAATTATATCCTCATTCTATGACCCATACGCACAAAACTTTCCAAAAGTTTATATCCGAAACCGCTGCTCCTCCGTAAGCTCCAAAAGCGCCGTTACCCGCTCCGCTCTCGCCTGCATGACCTCCATCGCCTCCGGGCTGTGCGCATCCGAGCCGATATAAAACCGGCAACCCTCATCCCGCGCAATCCGAAACAGCCGCAGATGCTCCTCGCGCCGCTCCTCCCAGCCATCTGCAAAGCCGCTTGTATTAAGCTCAATACCCGCACCGCGGGAAGCAAAACGCTTGAATACCGCCTTCAGACGCGAGTCGTCCATCAGCGCAAATACCTTCGCATAATCTCCTTCTTTAAAGGTATGACGGCAGTTTAAATGAGCAATTCCAACCTTATGCCAGGGAAGCTCTAGGCAGCTGATCTCCTCCAGCCGCTGTGTAAAAAGCTCCGCCGCCTTTTCTTCTGTGTCCACCTCCGCCATACGGGTAAAATTCTTCATATGAAAATGATTAGGCGGAATCACGATCCAGTCAAAACGGTCAAAATGCTCCGGCGCCAGCCCCAGCCGGCCTCCTCCGCAGTATTCCGTTTCACAACCAAAATACATGCGCGGCCCATCCTGCGGCAGGGCCGCCAGCGCCGCCTTGTTTACCTCCGCATGCTCAATATTTTGAGGCTTGTACCAATCGCTGCTTCCCGGTACGGCCGCATCCCAAAGATGATCGGTAATACACTGCGCCGTCAGCCCTTGGCGCTTTGCGCGCTGATAGATCGCCTCCGGCGTCATGCGGCTGTCTGCGCAGCAGCTGGACAGATATGTATGACAATGCAGATCGTGCTGTACTGAAAATTTCATGCTTTCCTCCTGTCAGGCTTTGTATGTCTGTATTATACCCTTTTTTTCGGTTTATTCAAGTCACCCGCTTTATTGCTTTTGGCCTCATCCCACCACTGTCTGCCTCCGCCGCGGCGCTTTTCCCGAACGGGAAATGCGGTGCCTCTGCTAAAAAGCCGATTCGTATTGCGCTGGGCATAATCGCAGCATTCTTGATCTACTGTGTAACAGACCTGATTTTTGATATGAGTTGCTTGAAGCAGGCCGCTCCTTACCAAAACCCTCAGCTGATAGCTGAGAGTCGTTGTTGTCACTCCCGCGTAATGATTCAGATCCGACAATAATACACCGTCCGGATGCCTCTTCACCTCCTCAAACAGCTCCATTCTAAGCGGCGTGCTCGTTGCTTTCATAATCTCGCATAAATCATAATCACTCCTGATATCCAGCTCCTTTAAAGTCTCCTGATAGTCTATCCCTAAAAGAACGAGCGGACATACAATTTGCCTCTCAATGATCCGCCGGTTTAGCACACAGAATGAAATATACAGTTCCTTTCTGCCGTTCCACCGTATCACGCGCCCTTCCATATTGCTCAGCATACGAATAAACTCTTTGGACTTCTGCCCCAGAATTTCCTGGCGGCACAGCTCCAGCTGGTTCTGACAATAAAATCGATAGCTGCTGGTTATGTTTAAGATACGCTCCATTTCGCTGATCAAACACTCAATTGTCGGCCGCGGATTGGTACAAAAAGAAAGTAGCTGATATTTAAGTCTGACCGGCATCTCGCACGCGGTAATACAGCTGGCAATGGCAGACAAGCTCTCTGTGAAGGGTTCTCCGGTATAAAAGTGGAATATCCAGCGTCTAAGGCGGTCCGCATCTAAAAATTGGTAAAAATCCTGTTTTTTTGCAGAAGGTCCTGTTTGGCTAAGCAGTGCCGGAAACAATTCATGCAGCGCAAATACCGTTCCTTCTCTTTGTATTTCAAAGAATAAAGCAATATGCTCATCCACAGCTCCCAGATACTTGCTGACATCTTCTGCATCCTGTCCTTCTTCATCGTTTTTATGTGAGAAATAAATTGTCAATGCCTGCAACAGATCATACAGTTCACCTATCTTTTCAGTAAAAATCAGCTTCATTTATAATGCTCCCTCGTTTTCTTCAATTTTTTCCTAAGTAATATTTTATTTATTCTTCTCATCCAGCTATTATACAAATCAACAAGCAGTCCACCTCCTGTCCCGCAATTGACAAAAATAATTATATTAATTTTTACTGTTTTTATAATCATACTATCGTTTAAGCAGCATTTATACCATTTTTATTGATATCCTTTTCTGCTCTATTTTGTCAAAACGCCGGATATTTGCAACTTGTTTACATTTTATTTTCAAAATTGCCAATATATGGTATCATAGATTAGTCCGCATTAATCCTAGGAGGATATAAAGAGATGTTTCACCTCGTAGAAGATCACTTAACTCACTGTGATATCGGCGCCTATACCTCATACGGTATCGCAGCCGGCCCTGTAGTGATCCATGACATTTCAGCAAGCCGTCCATTTGTAGAAGCTCTTATCCGTCAGTTTGAGGCCGAAGCACTGGCCCCAGAGCATCTGCAAGCGGCTGTTGAGGATGCCATTCTTTCAGCCAGCATTTTATCCGGCGCCCAAAGATCCGAATTTTAAACGGTAGAATGCAAAAAGCACATTTTCTCCTACTATAGGTGAAAATGTGCTTCTTTCTTTTTATTTGAACTATCGGCTTACAGCGCAGCCTTTGCTGCCTCTGTTAACTTGGTGAAAGCCGCAGGGTCGTTTACTGCAATATCTGCCAGCACCTTACGATTTAAAGTAATGCCTGCTTTTTTAAGACCATTCATAAAACGGCTGTAGGACATGTCGTTCATATGGCAGGCAGCATTGATACGAGCGATCCAAAGTTGACGAAAATCTCTTTTCTTCAGACGGCGTCCAATGTATGCGCTGCGCATAGATCTCATCACCGCGCTCTTTGCGCTGCGGTACTGCTTAGAACGAGCACCATAGAAACCCTTTGCCAGCTTTAATGTCTTTTTATGCTTTTTGCGTGCGTTTAATGCACCCTTTACTCTTGCCATGATAAATCCTCCTTAAGTTATCTTCCAATATGCTGATGTGCCAAGACCCTATTAGCTATAAGGCAGGATCTTCTTCATAACCTTTTCATTGGTTCTGTCGGTCATGCTGGGCTTTCTCAGGTTTCTTTTTCTCTTGGTGGTCTTCTTTGTTAAAATATGGCTTTTATTTGCCTTAAATCTTTTTAACTTTCCAGTTCCTGTAACTTTAAAACGCTTTGCAGCTGCTTTTTTTGTCTTTACCTTAGGCATTACTTTATCCTCCTTAAAATTACGCTGACCGTTTTCCAAAAGCGGCCCGCGCTTTATGCTAACACTGATTTATCAGCGCTTCGGCATCAAAAACATCACCATGCTGCGGCCTTCCATCTTAGGCGCCTTGTCAATCGCTCCCACTTCTGAAATTCCCTTGGCAAACTGGTCCAGCACTTCCTTGCCGATCTCGGTATGCGTCATCTCACGCCCGCGAAACCGCACGGAAACCTTCACCTTGTCGCCCTTTTCCAAAAACTTGGCAGCATTCTTCAGCTTCGTATTCAGATCGTGTTCATCAATATTCGGAGAAAGACGGACCTCTTTGACTTCCATAGTTTTTTGCTTCTTCTTAGCCTCTTTCTCTTTCTTCACCTGATCAAAACGGTATTTCCCATAGTTCATGATTTTGCAGACCGGCGGCTTCGACTGGGGCGCAATCTTAACCAGATCCAGATTCTTTTCCATTGCCAGCTTCATGGCATCCTTACCCGATACAACACCCAGCTGCTCTCCATTTTCATCAATCAGTCTGACTTCTTTATCACGAATCTCTTCGTTGATCATTAACTCGCTTATGGCTTGGCACCTCCGAAAATTTTTTGCATAAAAAAACGAATCCACAGAAGGATCCGCTGTATATAAACACTTCCTGAGCAAAACTCTGCCGAGCGGCACAGCCGCCAAGAAGCTGATATCTCTCTATAAACCACTATCATGTGCGAGACTGAAATCCCGATAACAGGGTGAGAAGCGGACCTTCTACTTGTTGTTTTTTATGCGAAAATTAGTATACTCTATTTTCTTTCCTTTGTCAACACCTTTTTTTCGTGATATTTTACATTTTTGAAACAGTCCCATTCTTGTCAGCCACCCCAAAATAGCGTATAATTCTTTCAGGAGGAAACACCATGGACGAAAAACGTATTTTAATTGTAGAAGATGAAAAACCCATTTCCAGCATCCTGCAGTACGGCTTTAGCAAAGAGGGCTTCGATGTCCGCTGCGCTTTCACCGGTAGTGAGGCCCTCAGCATCGCGCGCGAATTTCTGCCCCAGGTCGTTTTGCTGGACTGGATGCTGCCCGATATCAGCGGCGTCGATATCTGCCGCATGATTACCGAAACACTTAACATCCCCATCATCATGCTCACAGCCAAGGGCACCGTAGACGACAAGCTATACGGACTCGAGGCAGGCGCCGACGATTATATCACCAAGCCCTTTGACCTGCGCGAGGTCATTGCTCGCGTCAAAACCGTCCTGCGCCGCTTTGAAAAAGCAGAAACCAACCCCGAGTCAGACCATCTGGTGATCGGAAACATCACCATCTGCGAAAATGAGCGCATGATTATCAAGGATGGCCAGGAGGTAGACCTGACTCCTAAAGAATTTGATCTCTATCTGTTCTTTATTAAGCATCCCCGGCAGGTATTTACCCGTTTGATTCTGCTCGAACAGATCTGGGGCTACGATTATCTCGGCGATACCCGTACAGTTGACATCCACGTACAGCGTCTGCGCAAAAAGCTCGACCTGAGCCGCCATCTGCAAACCGTCTTTGGTGTAGGATATAAATATGTTCC of Lachnospiraceae bacterium contains these proteins:
- the srtB gene encoding class B sortase; protein product: MAEKGKTTKTILNILIVLVACILVFCLYKLGSIWWGYHQNEVTQTKVQDLFYGRQEISGSDSVGEAQEYMFDLTPLILENPDTVGWIKVPDTVIDYVVVQAKDNDEYLHKNFYGEYNSAGTIFVDAANQMGSPLQNLILYGHRMKDDSMFGELGKYLDAEFFAKHPAFTFITKDGVYDCEVFSVYQCTTEVEYCQTSFSNEQRQADYVSSCKQRSLYATDVEVTAQDTLITLSTCDYVLDPHNGRLVVHAKLKLKEENKNG
- a CDS encoding DUF4397 domain-containing protein; the encoded protein is MSYIRFFHACTEWEEVAVYVGGMPVTRQLAYGESTPHFLMGSGQTLIRIEEKGQVRMQHHVIIPRDQAFTIALVCRGGIPEIVPIAEDGKAASGGMSGVRVVCLSENDQTLELWRRARQQEELLFSEVQQGDVSEYVQLEAGEHRWELREAGATISMLPGQQTADTKLHSLYLIGRGDPDEEQRPLVLRMMQDVTMA
- the yfcE gene encoding phosphodiesterase produces the protein MKYMVISDIHGDAACLKQALQRFEEEEAEVLLVLGDLLYHGPRNPVPQGYAPKECAALLNAYKRVIIAVRGNCDADVDQMMLDFAITAPYMLLPLEAGGRLCITHGHLAAETLHLQEGDLLLSGHTHVPGIWNHEAYTAMNPGSVSLPKEGAPSTYAMLEDRQITIKTMDGNTWKTANW
- the pyrE gene encoding orotate phosphoribosyltransferase translates to MTESKIKFIEFMMAADVLRFGEFKTKSGRLTPYFVNTGNYRTGAQIAGLGKFYAELVKETLGQEFDAMFGPAYKGIPLVTTTAAALANEYGIDKPYFFNRKEEKDHGEGGSLVGYKPQDGDRLIIIEDVITAGTAVRETMPILKGCGAVTAEHMFISVNRCEVGQIPGKTAIMEVKEEFGLNVHAIVTVKDLHEYLQGRQEYQDVLQRMEAYMDQYCVLD
- a CDS encoding winged helix-turn-helix transcriptional regulator, which translates into the protein MKLIFTEKIGELYDLLQALTIYFSHKNDEEGQDAEDVSKYLGAVDEHIALFFEIQREGTVFALHELFPALLSQTGPSAKKQDFYQFLDADRLRRWIFHFYTGEPFTESLSAIASCITACEMPVRLKYQLLSFCTNPRPTIECLISEMERILNITSSYRFYCQNQLELCRQEILGQKSKEFIRMLSNMEGRVIRWNGRKELYISFCVLNRRIIERQIVCPLVLLGIDYQETLKELDIRSDYDLCEIMKATSTPLRMELFEEVKRHPDGVLLSDLNHYAGVTTTTLSYQLRVLVRSGLLQATHIKNQVCYTVDQECCDYAQRNTNRLFSRGTAFPVREKRRGGGRQWWDEAKSNKAGDLNKPKKRV
- the smpB gene encoding SsrA-binding protein SmpB; the protein is MAKDTVKLVAQNKKAHFEYFLEELFEAGLSLSGTEVKSLRQGKCSLKESFVRIEQGEAFLYNMHISPYEQGNIFNKDPLRTRKLLLHKSEIRRLIGKVKTDGYTIVPVKLYFKGNYAKVQIALAKGKKLYDKRQDIAKKDQRREAEKNFKIQKMY
- the rpmI gene encoding 50S ribosomal protein L35 — translated: MPKVKTKKAAAKRFKVTGTGKLKRFKANKSHILTKKTTKRKRNLRKPSMTDRTNEKVMKKILPYS
- a CDS encoding response regulator transcription factor, which translates into the protein MDEKRILIVEDEKPISSILQYGFSKEGFDVRCAFTGSEALSIAREFLPQVVLLDWMLPDISGVDICRMITETLNIPIIMLTAKGTVDDKLYGLEAGADDYITKPFDLREVIARVKTVLRRFEKAETNPESDHLVIGNITICENERMIIKDGQEVDLTPKEFDLYLFFIKHPRQVFTRLILLEQIWGYDYLGDTRTVDIHVQRLRKKLDLSRHLQTVFGVGYKYVPLEP
- a CDS encoding translation initiation factor IF-3, which gives rise to MINEEIRDKEVRLIDENGEQLGVVSGKDAMKLAMEKNLDLVKIAPQSKPPVCKIMNYGKYRFDQVKKEKEAKKKQKTMEVKEVRLSPNIDEHDLNTKLKNAAKFLEKGDKVKVSVRFRGREMTHTEIGKEVLDQFAKGISEVGAIDKAPKMEGRSMVMFLMPKR
- a CDS encoding M42 family metallopeptidase, which produces MEINMEYVLQTLREIMQIDSPSGYTAAVMEKVEQKAEALGYSFEMTHKGNGIITIPGKDLEYVVGFCAHVDTLGLMVRSIKENGALAFTKIGGPNLATVDSELCRVHTRDGQVYDGTVYCTKPASHVYKEAGKERSEENLEVRLDEDVNSKEDVQKLGVQTGDYICIDPKFTVTPSGYIKSRFLDDKLSVAILLGVLEHFASHHLIPSHTVKILISTYEEVGHGMAWIPRDIRELIAVDMGCIGEDLSCTEKMVSICAKDSSGPYDYAITSRLAELAKENELDYAIDIYPYYGSDVSAALSGGQDIQGALIGPGVFASHAYERSHIKAVENTMKLLIAYWLD
- the secG gene encoding preprotein translocase subunit SecG encodes the protein MAGIIISIILFIVCIMLTGIVLMQQGKSAGLSGAVSGVAESYFGKNKARTMEGKFERITKILAAIYIILSLVLYFVIA
- a CDS encoding HAD-IIA family hydrolase encodes the protein MDNLQQKKLWILDMDGTVYLGNQLFPETLPFLQRIRQNGAQYLFFTNNASRAKDTYVQRLQGMGIPAGPENILTSAETTIAFLKRHRAGQSVYVVGTPDLIRSFEQAGIRVEEEAPIVVASFDTTLTYDKLEKACRYIREGAEFISTHPDYNCPVEGGFIPDSGAICALITASTGKTPRYFGKPYEDTLEIIQEFTGVAREDMVVVGDRLYTDIALGARHEVTSVLVLSGETTEEDLHHSDVKPSLVVQNVGSLLA
- a CDS encoding aldo/keto reductase, whose protein sequence is MKQVTLGRSGIVTGNLGFECGPLLQRSFAECRMLTEKAMEAGIRFFDIGLPIEELQKRVGHATVGHRQELILAGSFQPCRPEEFKNQLKTVLRGLKTDYLDLCQIHDPDYLPRTGDSEGFYDALTQAKKAGYIRSIGLTTGSTDIALHALEYGWYDTLQFPWQAGSSEEELDYLTFTHEADMGSISVPPQPYPNDMKTELEALMAWDAHVSLWLLEEGAGMEAVLEAAGSGC
- a CDS encoding PHP domain-containing protein, which produces MKFSVQHDLHCHTYLSSCCADSRMTPEAIYQRAKRQGLTAQCITDHLWDAAVPGSSDWYKPQNIEHAEVNKAALAALPQDGPRMYFGCETEYCGGGRLGLAPEHFDRFDWIVIPPNHFHMKNFTRMAEVDTEEKAAELFTQRLEEISCLELPWHKVGIAHLNCRHTFKEGDYAKVFALMDDSRLKAVFKRFASRGAGIELNTSGFADGWEERREEHLRLFRIARDEGCRFYIGSDAHSPEAMEVMQARAERVTALLELTEEQRFRI
- the rplT gene encoding 50S ribosomal protein L20 — encoded protein: MARVKGALNARKKHKKTLKLAKGFYGARSKQYRSAKSAVMRSMRSAYIGRRLKKRDFRQLWIARINAACHMNDMSYSRFMNGLKKAGITLNRKVLADIAVNDPAAFTKLTEAAKAAL